One Branchiostoma floridae strain S238N-H82 unplaced genomic scaffold, Bfl_VNyyK Sc7u5tJ_862, whole genome shotgun sequence genomic window carries:
- the LOC118409034 gene encoding uncharacterized protein LOC118409034 codes for MRNSGGGWTMIQRRQDGSVDFAKNWADYEQGFGNIDGEHWLGLSKQNQITGQKTYSLRVDLADWEDQSRHATYSSFSVGGSSTDYQVSISGYSGDAGDSLTNGSSRFNINGISFTTSDNDNDPNTGANCASRFGGGGWWFPDSCGYALLNGRYNGSGSAQGVNWREWRGYTYSLKMTSLKLRPDDFAVCAEGTFGPNCSETCRCLRGNAYCNHVTGACFGGCTDGWAGSDCQTVPPQFLQPTPANETRKLGRAVTWTCKATGDPLPIITWWHGRDKLTVANTSQTESGVQYTESVFTINAVSFDDNGTYSCVAANIGGLEIVTFSLTVQGRLAMDDQVSAACGFTTTFLAAGRVLCPRSTQCCSLDSGLPVGGRQLRRFGCAASNGGARDPEAPADLGQTLSTHRKDGRVLVFYLVGSNFRTVDIRQLTGYFVDKHTGRQHRLQFDGGRQFLRFSCAASNGGAMEPEAPADLGQTIST; via the exons ATGAGGAACTCGGGAGGCGGGTGGACCATGATCCAGCGCCGACAAGACGGGTCCGTGGACTTCGCCAAGAACTGGGCAGACTACGAACAAGGCTTTGGAAACATCGATGGGGAGCACTGGCTGGGACTGAGCAAACAGAACCAAATTACGGGACAGAAGACGTACAGCTTGCGTGTAGATTTAGCAGATTGGGAAGATCAAAGTAGGCACGCGACTTACAGCAGTTTTAGTGTCGGTGGCAGCAGTACGGACTATCAGGTCAGCATCAGCGGCTACTCGGGTGATGCCGGTGACAGTCTCACCAATGGGAGCAGCCGTTTTAATATAAACGGTATAAGTTTTACAACTTCAGATAATGACAATGACCCAAATACTGGCGCAAATTGTGCGAGTAGGTTTGGAGGAGGTGGATGGTGGTTTCCGGACAGCTGTGGCTACGCACTTCTGAACGGACGGTATAACGGCTCGGGTAGTGCACAGGGTGTGAATTGGCGCGAGTGGAGAGGTTACACGTACTCCCTGAAGATGACATCTCTAAAACTAAGACCGGATGACTTTGCag TTTGCGCAGAGGGAACGTTTGGTCCGAATTGCTCTGAAACATGTCGCTGTCTGAGAGGAAACGCCTACTGCAATCACGTGACTGGGGCGTGCTTTGGCGGATGTACTGATGGATGGGCGGGCAGCGACTGTCAAACAG TCCCTCCACAGTTTCTTCAGCCGACACCAGCAAATGAAACGAGAAAATTAGGGCGAGCCGTCACCTGGACATGCAAGGCCACCGGAGATCCCCTTCCTATCATTACCTGGTGGCACGGCAGGGACAAGCTTACGGTGGCAAATACATCACAGACAGAGTCAGGAGTTCAGTACACTGAGAGCGTCTTCACCATCAACGCCGTGAGCTTCGACGACAATGGGACTTACAGCTGCGTGGCTGCTAATATCGGGGGATTGGAGATAGTAACGTTCTCGTTGACTGTCCAAG GTCGCCTGGCGATGGACGACCAGGTCTCCGCCGCTTGCGGTTTCACGACCACGTTTCTCGCCGCCGGGCGGGTTTTGTGCCCGAGGAGCACGCAGTGTTGCAGCCTAGACTCCGGATTACCAGTGGGAGGAAGACAACTTCGGAGGTTTGGCTGTGCAGCAAGTAACGGCGGGGCGAGGGATCCAGAAGCTCCGGCGGACCTTGGGCAGACCCTCTCCACGCATCGAAAGGACGGAAGAGTCCTAGTGTTCTACCTAGTGGGGTCAAATTTCAGGACGGTGGATATACggcag ttGACTGGGTATTTTGTCGATAAGCACACAGGGAGGCAGCATAGACTCCAGTTTGACGGAGGAAGACAATTTCTGAGGTTCAGCTGTGCAGCAAGTAACGGCGGGGCGATGGAACCAGAAGCTCCGGCAGACCTTGGGCAGACCATCTCCACGTAG
- the LOC118409035 gene encoding uncharacterized protein LOC118409035, with translation MAAQPGFQLSQAEEGDYHSATEMQQALTDFWRPLHILKGRKSPTWRVETSDVKDTADQPGFQLSCAEEGDYHIATEVQQAATERWSQQAEHSQHIRQFFAASTLDDSRHGAHGFGFFREACTFL, from the exons ATggcag cTCAGCCCGGATTCCAGCTCTCCCAGGCCGAGGAAGGCGACTACCACAGCGCGACTGAGATGCAGCAAGCTCTGACAGACTTTTGGCGGCCTCTTCACATATTGAAAGGGCGGAAGAGTCCTACCTGGCGGGTCGAAACGTCGGATGTTAAAGATACGGCAG atcAGCCCGGTTTCCAGCTCTCCTGTGCCGAGGAAGGTGACTACCACATCGCGACCGAGGTGCAGCAAGCTGCGACAGAGCGTTGGAGCCAGCAAGCCGAGCATTCCCAACACATACGGCAGTTCTTCGCGGCATCGACACTAGACGACAGCCGTCACGGAGCGCACGGCTTTGGTTTTTTCAGGGAGGCGTGCACGTTTTTG